The Mastomys coucha isolate ucsf_1 unplaced genomic scaffold, UCSF_Mcou_1 pScaffold3, whole genome shotgun sequence DNA window AAAGAGTCAGAttcgattcccagtacccatatggcagttcacaactctaAGTGCAGCCTCAGGGGAtttgatactattttttttttttttctggccaccAAAGGCAACAAGATATGGTGCACAagatacaggcaggcaaaagatcaaaacacataaaaaaggtGAATTTCACTAGTCCAAGATGCTAATAATCGTTGGATCTATTTTTGGTAATCTTGAATAAATTtggtaagtttttatttttaaatcacacaAGACATGCAGGTTATCTTTATTATActaaattaaaactttattgaaTAAAGAACACTCTCCCGAGCACATGATTGGATGGGCTAGGTCTACATTACATGCAATGAAGCTGACCATGACAGTAGTTTAACATGGAATGTCAAACAAATTagtttctccttgtacaaaaacTCCTTACGCAGCCGACGCGCAAGAGGAAACACATGAAAACTCAGCATTTCAGTCATCcgtgatgtttttttttttttttttttaaaaaaagtcactgGAAGAAACTGATAGGTGTCTTTAGCATACAGTTCAAATAAATTAGTTACGTGTGCACTGCTGGTACCTCCTTCACCCCGCTCTAGCATCTCAAAGAAAATCTTAGTGCAAACATCCAAGTTGCTCGTCAATCTAAAAGACTGCTAAACTCAGAATACAAGTTCCGAGTTAATGTGTAGTTAAgtaggaccaaaaaaaaaaaaaaatcagattactACAAAAGTTCCTTTAGGCTCACTTGATAGTCCACTCTAAGCAACCCCCTCCTAAGTCTCTCACATTAACGACTAAAGCCTGTTTACAGTACTAAAATTCTATCATTCAAGCATCAATGATTATATCTTGGAAAAAAGGAAATCATTCATTTCAGTAATGGCGATTACTGctacattctaaaaaaaaaagagagagagagaaaatcataATTAACAAACCCAGTATCCATAATAGGATAcgtggaaaaaaaatatttagggaaAAGGTGTGCTTTACACTTCTACAGGGCAGGAATTCTATAATGTAAACACCACGTTGGCCCACACCGCAAAAATCCACGGGGAAGGTTCAAATTTGAACACTGTGTGCACTAGATTCAAATCTGTATTTGTGAGTTTATACTGCCTCTGCTTGTACCAATGACAAAACACACCCTTACACACACGCATACCCACACGTAGAAGCGATTGTTAAATATTGAGCATGGCTTGCCTCCCTGAtgctaactcaaaaaaaaaaaaaaagacattacaactgtttaaaaaatgtcattaaaaactaTTTGGTGAGGGTGAGGACCAGCTGAGGATAATGTATGGAAGACAAAGGTGGGACTGATTCGAAAAAGAACCCACTGAGATGCACATACACGGGCAATCTTTTTCTTTGAGCCTTGTCTGAACTTCGAATTGATACTAAGAATGAAAATCCTATAGAGTAGCACAAGGTCCATCCACACCTAGAGGGTCAGGCCAGGGAAGCTTACCTGCAAACTGCAAGTTTTTAAACACTGGAATGTTTTAGCGGGGGGGATGTAGGACAACTTGTCTTTTCATAAAGGAAATGCCGTGTTGAGGACACGGATTCTTGCTCAAAGCTATCGCAGAATCtcagtaaaacaaaaattaaaaacaacaacaaacaaatacccACTCACTCACGTATACAGAACTATTCTTAAGGTtcagttggggggggggcagagagagaaagcccTTATCTATGTTCATCCAATATGACTCTTACTAGAATTTAAGTTCTTTGAATCTTCTACATCGAATACCAATATGTACCTCCCTTATTCCCACTTGTTCCGCCCAGCTATCCCAAAACACCCCCAAGGAACCTAGGTATTgtaatgtctttgttttctacGCCTCATTTCTGAGGTTGTTGAGTACCACCTCCATGGGAACGAAATGAACACCCCAGGTGCACGTTCTGTAAGCACCCTTTTTCTCCTCCACAATCGCTTGGCAGCTTGATGTTCAAGCCTCCGTTTAAATCTCCAGGTCATCAGGCCGAGGTCTGCTGCTGGCGCGGCTGCTGGCTCTGCTGGAAGGTCGCTGGTCCACGATGGCTAATGGCTGGAGTTCATGTCCAGCAGCAACTTTTTTGGCATTTTGGTTGTCGTCAGGGAAATCGAACGGCTGGGCGTGGGAGTTGGAGATGGTGCTTCCGGCTTGCCCCATTCGATTTTGCTCTGCGCTGTAATTCGCCCAGTTTTGCTCGCTGGCTTGCTTGTTGTAATTGCGGCATGAGGAATTGTTTCTGTCACCAGTAACCAGCTTGTAGCCAGGAGGAGACATAGGTGAGAGTGGAGCTGTGGGTGAGGAGCAGCCGTTGAAGTAAGCGTATTTTGGAGATCCACAGTCTTTTGATGGGCTCAGTGGGCCGGTGGTGGCGTGGTAAGGATCGCTTCTTCCCTTCACGCGATCCTTAACGCCCTTGAAGAAGACATAGAAGAGCTCAATGATATTCAAAGCGAGAGACACCAAGGACACCACCAGcatgaagatgatgaagatggtTTTCTCTGTTGGACGTGAGAGGAAGCAGTCCACCTGGTGGGGGCAGGGATCTCTCTTGCAGGTGTAGACGGCACTCAAGCTGAACCCATAGATGTACCACTGGATGAGCAGGAAGGCTACCTCGAAGACGGACTTGAAGAGGATGCTGATGATGTAGGTTCTCAGCAGGCCCCCTCTCATCTTCACCTTGCCGTGTTCTTCAATCCCATACTTGAACTTCTTGATTTCAATCTGCTTCAGGTGCATGTCCACGTTGGCCCCATCGGTCTGGGCCACCTTGAgctcctcttctttcttgttcagtttctcttcctttctcatcaCATAGAACACGTGAGCCAAGTACAGGAGCGTGGGCACAGACACGAATATGATCTGCAGGACCCAGAAGCGCACgtgagagatggggaaggatttGTCATAGCAGACATTTTCGCAACCGGGTTGTTGAGTGTTACAGCGAAAGGCAGACTGTTCATCACCCCAAGCTGACTCAACCGCTGTCCCCAGGAGCAGGATTCTGAAAATGAAGAGCACGGAGAGCCACACCTTCCCTCCAGCCGTGGAGTAGGCTTGGACCTTGTCCAGAAGCTTCCCCAAGGCGCTCCAGTCACCCATGTCTGGGCACCtcctaagaaaaacaaaaacaaaaaccacgaAAACAGCTCAGTGATTATAGACTGGAAATTGACGGTTTCACatatatagtttcttttttcagggGTCAGTCAGAATAAGGCAGAttcaacccaaaccaaaacagaatccAAGTGTAAAATCCGGCAGCATTTCCTTTCAAAGATGAAGTAGAATTAGAAGTTACAGCACCCAgctagagagagaagagcaagccCAACTTGCTAAAGATGGGTGATTAAGCCTCTGGACACCACCTTGCCACGTGACCCGACAGGCTCTCCCTACCAAGTgcgtttgcttattttatttgtctAATAAATGAGGACAGTTCTTTTCTGGGAGACGAAAGGTCTGTATTCTGTATGCCTGGCTAAGCAAGACGTTGACATGTGTTTGCTATGAAAGTGTAGGCACCAGAGTAAGGGCTGAGCAAAGGACCTTCAGCGACCAACcttgcttcccaaatgctagggtaTACCAGTCTACTCCCAATTTTACTTTGAAATGTTTCTCCTTGATATATCAAACATGTAATTTGGACACATTCTGAATTAAGTCCAtctgtacatttttctttctttgatgagtCTCCCATATTAGCCCAACTTGTTATCTTCCCATCGTTGCCTTCAGAGATTCTAGGCATGTGCTCTCATACTTGGTCTGTTTCCTagcatgaggcaggaggattacagctGTGAGATGGAGTTTACCCTGACACTCagcctacataaaaaaaaaaaaatctcgagATTAATGCACACATTTCAACTGAATTCAGTTTGTCTATTACTTAACAGCTTGATAAACAAAGAGTTTTTTCTCAGCCTGGTGGtgtagtacacacctttgatTCTCCAGcactcgaggcagaggcaggtggatttctgagttctagggcagactggtctacagaatgagttccaggacagtcaaggctaaacagaaaataaacaacaagcaACATACAAAGCAACAACAGAGGGGGGCGGgcatttctcaagaaaaaaagaaagagaaagaaagaaaggaagaaggaaggaagaaaaatgaatactCTTCATCTTTTGGTACTTTACATTTtaacagttctttttttgttgttttgttttcgagacaaggtttctctgtgtagccctggctgtcctggaactcactctgtagaccaggctggcttcgaactcagaaatctgcctgcctctgcctctgcctcccaagtgctgggattaaaggtgtgtgtcaccaccgccaGGCTTTAACAGTTCTTTACTGAGCTTTGTTTGGGCCTGGAGCTAGGGGAGGAAGCTCATGCCTACAGTTTCTGCATTTAGCATGTAGAAATAAGAGAATCACTATGCTcaagaggctagcctggtctacccaaTGTTCCAGGCCAACATGGGGTACAAAGTTAAGCCCTGTAATCAGGGTCAAAGCAAGAAGCGGCAGGCACAGGGGCAGTTCCTTTACAGCAGAGTCTTTCAGAAAAGCTGTAGTCAAAGATCCAATAATTAGCTGCCTCTAGCGCCTGAGGGAAGGGTGGGGTAGTGAACCTCTCCCCACTCCATGGGTGCCTTTGAAGAAGGCCAGACTCCTGCCAAAACTAGAATAGTAAGATGTGGGTGGGCAGGCCCACGCAAATGGTATTTTCTAAAACAGTGGTAGACAAAAGACTCTTTCCTTCTACATTTTGGAAGATATTTCAGACTGTGAAATGACAATTAAGAAGGTGGCATTAGTATATGACATGTAAGCAGAGAGGAGCAAAGGCTGGCATGGTCCAGAGTTAAACAGCCAGACAAAGGCCTGAGGAGAAAGGAATAATTTAATCTTGATGGACAGTGTAATGGTTCGAGAATGTAAAAGAGAGAGCCTCTAATTTAGCAGAAAATACTGGACTAGGAGTGAAGGGTAGTCCACAGGGGTCAAGCAAACAAGGAAAAACTTTGGAGCCACATCCAGACAGTTCTATGTGATGATGTGTAAATTGGCCCCACTTCTGTTTGTAAAGAATATTCTGCCAGGGTCATCTGCTTTTGCTCAGATATCCACTCATTGGGGAGTGGGGTGGCGAAAACAGAGTGATCAGCCGTTTGCATGCGTCTCATCACGATCATGCACAGCAGTAGATCTCAAACAAGCAGCTCGCTCGGGGGCAAGAGTGGGCACCACATGCACCTCCATTGACCCAGCGCTTCCTTGCTGCTCAAGGTAAAGTACAGTTTGATCGGGGCTGGTGGGAGTTCGTCATTAAGTTTTTAATATTCTGGAATATGAAACTCGACTTTTGTATAATTCTGAGATTCCACATAAATAGTCCCAGCACCAGGGCATGTGAATTGGGTCACCAGTCAGTTCTCTgggtagtaatttttttttttttttttttttNNNNNNNNNNNNNNNTTATTGCACCAGTGATTTAATTGCAAAGCCAGTCTTTTCTTTAAACACCCACGCAGCAGTCATTTGCATTAATGAGTTACAGTCTTTCATCCAAATAAGATATGAATTATCCAATTTGGGCATTCTAGCTCCTGTAACATGTAGATACCTGTCATTACCACTATCATAGACACCATCAAATAATGCTTTATATGATGGCTCATCTTGTGACTACAAACTTAGTTACCTCTCTGCTGTTCGCTTTCACTGTCTCCAGTCCACTGGCTGTTCCTCTTTTTTCTACaccttgtttaatatttttacttttctaaatctTAGCCCTCCCGCCCCTCACCCCCTGCCCAAAAGTTAGGTTCTTCAGCACAGGATCTTGCTAGATTCTGCTGACTAGACTCTAGCTTagtacatagcccaggctaactttaAATGGGTAGCAAACTTTCCACTTTACTCTTCAAAAGTGCTTACAATATAGGCACTCACAACCAGACCTGGCTCTTAGTTCAAACATTAATGTTCCTTTTATAACAAAAGGGCTTTGATTATGTTCACAGAGTCCCTGGCACTGCCATCTCTCGCCCTTTCTTCAAGCTACAAGCTATGCTTACAAGCTTGGTACGTGTCTTGCTTGGCCCCCGAGGAAACAGGCTTCTTGTTGCTCACTTCTTTTCTAGATGCTCAAGTTGAAGCTAAGGTAATGCTTTGTGCCAAGTTCTCAGATatagctccccccccccaccttatTCCCTCATTTGAATCAgttttacatagcccaggctatcctcaaaacCTGTAGATATATACACAGAAGGATGGCCACGGTCCTCCTGTCTTGACCTCTGCCAGGATTACAGGCTCAAACAAGTGCTCAAATTTAGCTAGATCTCCAGCCATATAGTAGCAGATTAGGCAGTGACCAGGTTGGTCACTCTAGAACTCTTGGTATCCCACAATCACCTAGTCCCAGTGCCCAAAGCCCCAGGCACACAGTGTGACCTTCCCCATGACACACTTGGTCTCTTTACCAAGAAGTTTTCCAACTACACCGGTCACACAAACAGCATTTGCTGACATACATATACCTGTCCCTCAAGAGTGGATTGAACCTGAACTTGGTTTTTTTGTtacgttttgttttatttgggttttttttctgttactatttAAAACAAATGTCCCAGGTGGTTCTAAAGTAAAGTCTTGGAGGCGAGCAGGCAACGAGTGGCTCCTCCGAAGACTGGGTGTTTTCCTGCCTAAAATATTTCCGAGTGGCGGAAcatctgggaaggagagagggccagagcaGCTAAATATTTAGTTTGAGGTACAGAGCATTTGGGGACAGCAGCTCTCCGGCACCTGTGAACTGAGGTCACTCTTGGCTCTGCTGGTTCCGTCTGTTGCTCACTCCTTGCCACTGCCCGAGGTCACGGGAATGAAAACTGTTTAACCTAAACGAGTCGTCTTCAAAATAGTTTACATCTTAGTTTAAAACCAACCGCCTGTGTCTTTCCCTGCAGTCTTAGCACATCATCATTACAGAAGTTGCAGGCAAACCCCACGCTGCTGGTGTTACAATGATATCCCAATTGGAAAAGACTAACTTTTAATTGTACATACTTTCCACCAGACAGCTATCATGCCGAGTAAGACATAAAATTATGGCCATTAAATTGAGATTTAATATCATCTTTTGAAAAAGGGTCTCACGCAGCCCACTTCTAGCACGAGGTTTGGCTTTGTATCTTgggggtgaccttgaactcccgatccttCTTCCacctcaagtgctgagattacaggtgggtGCCAACACTCCCAGCTAGGAGTAATCTTTTCTGGACGAGGtctcactcactatgtagaccaggctgccctcagactaTGAGGTCTGCCGCCCCCGCCtccggaatgctgggattaaaggtacgcaCCACCGCCCACCAGGCCTAGGCACTAACCATCTCAGAACAGGCGAAGTGACTTTAGATGAAGATCCTTTGATATTTTAGATGAAATTATGCTATCTAAAAATCCACAAGGAAATGCCTGTAGAAGTTCTGGATTAAAGCCCCGTAATGTGCGGTCTCAGGGAGGAGGTGACTGCTTTGAGTATGTTCCCGCCCTGCCGATACCCCGTTGTCCTCACCTCAGCCTTAAACTGGTGTCTTCCAAGGGCTGAGATCATTCCGGCACCATGGTGGGTTTTAGTTGTTGTCCTTTTACTTAgtaaacaaggtttctctgggtctCCCTGATTGGtcctgaactcaagagatctgcctgtctctgcctcccgagtgcttaagttaaaagtgtgtaccaccacactccaCTTCCTAATGTGTATTTTGGTAATGTGCCAAGTGCAAAGTACTGCATGCCTCTGAAGCTTAAATGCAAATTCCTCTTACCATTTTTCATCTTTAACTTCTATAAGGAAACCTGCCCCTCATACCAAATGCTTCCTTGTGACTCTTCCTCCAATTCCacagccagattttttttttgccagttttAAATTGATACAGAATGAACATACCTGAATCTTCAAGATGAAACCAGTCCATGACTGCTTCCGCTCAGCACCCTAGTATTTAGCCTGACTCACCTCTTCAGTTTTCCTGTCTCCCTAACTTGCCAAAATATTTGCATCTGCACTCTTCTTTTCAGGTCTCACCTCATTAGCCAACTTTCCTGAACAGGAACTATGAAATAGCCCTTCCCCAGGTCCCGGAATTTCCTGTTTCCcctgtccattttttttaaaaacagctttccTCTGTGCCACGTAACACACATTTGCTTACTGTCAGGATCTTCCTCTAGAATGTGAGCTGTGAGGGAGCTTGCTTTCCCACAACTGCACCTCCAGTACCCCAGAATAGGACAGGCTACATAACTACCTGTGAGGGATTTCAGGAGACTCTCATATGGCAGGGTGGTTGACGCCTGTAATCTCAGCGCTTTGGAAGCTGAAACAGAAGGATCCTGACAAACTTAAAGTCAGAGTCAGGTctataaaaacacaacaaagcatGCAAAAACTCTTCTTTTgggagcacatgctgctcttgaggaggacatgggtttggttcccaacatgcCTCTGATAGATAGTttcagtcccagaggatccaatCTCTCCTTGGACccgtaggcaccaggcacacacactgtgtacattcatatattcatacaaaacactcatccacacaAGGCAAAGGCTatatagttttgtgtgtgtgtgttctctctccccacccccagcttaaAGCAGCATCTAAAATTTCAAGTGACAGTTTGCTAAAGGACTGCTGTTGGTTGAAAAGACATGCTTCAAGTCATTCTCGAGCTGTTTAAATTTACAAGGAGACCTCAATGGTAGTTAAGACCCTCTGAAAGATGCTCCAACTTCTCCCCAGTTTTGAGTGTCTTAACGGATGGTAACACATGATTTCATGGCAGCCAAGGACAATCACCGAAAGGGTCTGCTAGAAAGGTTTTACTTCAGGAATGACAACACGTGAGAAATGGTTCTGAATAAGAGAGCATAACTGGCGTTAACCAGCTTTTTTAAATGTGGTACCTCTACACAGTCTGAGTCCACCAGCAACAAGGTGATTCGAATCTACCACCACAGAAAACACCTTCAAACCAAACCCTACCTTTGCAGACTTATATCAGCTGAGTATGTTTAGCTCTTTGGTCAATGAAACCTATTCTCTATAAATATCATCCTTACAAATTCTGTCACACAGGGTCCAGGTTACCTCAATTCTTttgtaaggaatttttttttaatattctcagGCTCACAGGCTTTGTCTTTACCTGTTCTTTACATCTCCTGCTCTGTACACAGTCAAAACATACCAGACTCCACAGAATAAGCTGTGGTTAAGGCACTCCACCCAAAGGAAGATGCCGAACCAAGAGACAATCGCTTTCCCTGCCAACTAGCTTTGCTCCATCAACCTTAGGGACGGGGCTAGTATTAGATCAGAACCTGCAGAGTAAGAACCATATTTAACTGTCATTCAAATAATTCCCCAAACCATCATCTTTTGTTATTTCATCTGCCTCCACTCTCCCACCCGCCACCAAACAGATAGCTCTTACTAAACAAATCCTGTAAGTCCATGGTCACGTAAAACAGGTTTAGGATGCTCAAGTATATTAAGTACAGTCTATTTGCCCCAGTGAACATAAGTGAGATAGTCCATGTATCCCAAGCTTTTACTTATGGCCATGATAAAATAGAGCTGTTTCTTTCCAAAGTACTGTGTAAATTTATCTCATCTGTCTTCCAAttttggcatctttttttttctgtagcaaaatagtaattaaaactgTTCGGAACATGAGAGTTTTTAAACAACTAgacatctagaaaaaaaatgagatgtgaATTTAGGCAGTTACCTAAAGAACTAACCACGGTTGAATTTTGACAAAAGGCATTTTGCTCACACATCTCTTTATGGTAAATTAACAGTCACAGAAAGTGGAGATTTTTAACCAGTTACCACAAGAAATCAGCACACCCATCTGTACCCTCCCCCCTAGAAGCCGCTGGGAATTTAAGCTTGGGAGAATCTACACTTAATGTAGACACCTTAATGATACACCCAAgatgcttttttctctctccgGAGCTGGATAAGCCTCAACACATCAAAAGTCAAGCAGAATCTTGAAGGGAAGTTAAAACAACAGGAAAGGTGGAGTCCCAGGTATTAATCAGTGGGTGACTTTTCCTATAGTTCCCTTCCCTCGGGGTATACAAAGGTTCTACAGTTCACGTGAGCTACACCTCTGCCATTCCGTAAGAAAGCAAGGCAGAGTCATCACctgccctcccttctctctgcgGGGATTGGAAACAGCTAAGGTACCAAGCTCTCTGCTCCCTACGCGGAAGGAAATGCAGCCTGTCCTTCTTGCTGCGCTTTAGAACCAAATTTCCCGTGGAAGGTCAGCAATAGAAAGAATCCCAACCTCAAAGAATGACGGGGCAACGTTGAAGAGATTATTATATATGGCATGTGTTTAAACAGTGGAATATCAAAGCACTACCTCCTGGAACCCCAGGCAAGACAGGTAGCCACTAAGGTAGCCACTCTACCCGAATCTGGGTGCTCAAAGCTTTCACAGACCAAGGAGATGCATTCCAGTAATTCAGAATTCAACACCTCAGTAGGACAGACGGGACAGTCTGTGACTGCGCTCATTGTTCATTTTCACACAACTTGGGCTACCCAGCAGAATTAATTAGTAATATCCCCCTCTTCAGGTAGTCTAATGTCCTCATTGGCATCTTTTACTTTACAGACGTTTATTTTCAACAATCCtcgtttaaaaaaagaaaggaaggaagaaggaaagaaaagaaaaaaaattaacctcaGACTTCCTCTTGGGACACTACAGACGTTTCAAAATTGCCCAGTGGTCTTTTGGATTGGTAAGATTCCATCACCTTCCAGTCACTACTATTTTGCTTGGGGAACAAAGGAACTCAAACCCACCTCCGAAAGCTGCCTTGTACGTTTTAAGATCTCTTCCCACCCGAAACCCAGCagtgggagggaaaaggaagctCTCCTCCGGGCCCGGGCCGGGGAGTGCTCGACCAAGAAGGTCTGCCAGAGATGCCTAGCGAGCGTTGGGTGGACCCGAGGGCACTAACGGGGAGAACTCGGCTCGGAAGTCAGGTTTGAATTTCCCAATCCTGA harbors:
- the Gja1 gene encoding gap junction alpha-1 protein; this translates as MGDWSALGKLLDKVQAYSTAGGKVWLSVLFIFRILLLGTAVESAWGDEQSAFRCNTQQPGCENVCYDKSFPISHVRFWVLQIIFVSVPTLLYLAHVFYVMRKEEKLNKKEEELKVAQTDGANVDMHLKQIEIKKFKYGIEEHGKVKMRGGLLRTYIISILFKSVFEVAFLLIQWYIYGFSLSAVYTCKRDPCPHQVDCFLSRPTEKTIFIIFMLVVSLVSLALNIIELFYVFFKGVKDRVKGRSDPYHATTGPLSPSKDCGSPKYAYFNGCSSPTAPLSPMSPPGYKLVTGDRNNSSCRNYNKQASEQNWANYSAEQNRMGQAGSTISNSHAQPFDFPDDNQNAKKVAAGHELQPLAIVDQRPSSRASSRASSRPRPDDLEI